From Solibacillus isronensis, the proteins below share one genomic window:
- a CDS encoding ZinT family metal-binding protein → MLVGCAENSKEEVNATADVVTEEKAHEHDHQHEINEKQEKIYNGYFEDEEVQDRPLSDWSGDWQSVYPYLQDGTLDEVFEHKASHDDSQTFEDIKSYYETGYKTTTDRIVIEDRFITFYDHGHAHKGEYTYDGYEILTYEKGNRGVRFIFKHVGEETGVPAYIQFSDHIIAPQKSGHYHIYWGDDREALLKEITNWPTYYPSNMEGHEIAHEMIAH, encoded by the coding sequence ATGCTGGTTGGTTGTGCTGAAAATTCTAAAGAAGAGGTCAATGCAACTGCGGATGTTGTAACAGAAGAAAAGGCTCATGAGCATGATCATCAACATGAAATTAATGAAAAACAGGAAAAAATTTATAACGGTTATTTTGAAGACGAAGAAGTACAGGACCGGCCATTAAGCGATTGGAGCGGCGACTGGCAATCGGTCTACCCTTATTTGCAGGATGGTACTTTGGATGAAGTTTTTGAACATAAGGCTTCCCATGATGACAGCCAAACATTTGAGGATATTAAATCTTATTATGAAACTGGCTATAAGACTACTACGGACCGTATTGTCATTGAAGATCGTTTTATTACATTTTATGATCATGGTCACGCGCATAAAGGAGAATACACATATGATGGTTATGAAATATTAACCTATGAAAAAGGTAATCGTGGGGTCCGGTTTATTTTCAAACATGTCGGCGAAGAAACAGGCGTCCCGGCTTATATTCAGTTCAGTGACCATATAATCGCACCTCAAAAATCAGGGCATTACCACATCTACTGGGGGGATGATCGTGAAGCTTTATTAAAAGAAATAACGAATTGGCCAACCTATTACCCTTCAAATATGGAGGGCCATGAGATTGCACACGAGATGATAGCACATTAA
- a CDS encoding DUF2691 family protein has protein sequence MRGVSFEIPNRYGRYLYDILEDINIKNYFWKSGDGEAYYIDNKQIGEAMFPQPYTYNGQDLYNRISAKDYYVLFADLKAFKENTHIQGIATYEDFLNSQCEIALLIVDSSYITIYVKDQHVTERVYRKAVQNGYENIAYITDHNDPRTALTLF, from the coding sequence ATGAGAGGGGTATCCTTTGAAATACCGAACCGGTACGGCCGTTATTTATATGACATTTTAGAAGACATCAACATCAAAAATTACTTTTGGAAATCAGGTGACGGAGAGGCATATTATATTGATAATAAACAGATAGGCGAAGCAATGTTCCCGCAGCCTTATACATATAACGGTCAAGACCTTTACAACCGAATCTCTGCAAAAGACTATTATGTTTTATTTGCAGACTTAAAAGCATTTAAGGAAAACACACATATACAGGGTATTGCTACATATGAAGATTTCCTTAATAGCCAGTGTGAAATCGCCCTTTTAATTGTTGATAGTTCCTATATAACAATTTATGTAAAAGATCAACATGTAACTGAACGTGTTTATAGAAAAGCGGTTCAGAATGGGTACGAAAATATAGCTTACATTACGGATCATAATGACCCTCGTACAGCATTGACCTTATTTTAA
- a CDS encoding DUF4275 family protein translates to MDDLSKRLSRKNMKFTENLHWGIYFKKQWENAFAHHLLQEEKERIFLIGDHYFSGYLWHLFSYKMIPHLSQIKAEEAFNSLKKTECYIFYEHFPEVFDVEDANSLKAEDLLEEEDIYIVDKNFTWTYVVTHEESCGPYFTIKLLEEMMKQ, encoded by the coding sequence ATGGACGATTTATCTAAAAGATTGAGTAGAAAAAACATGAAATTTACCGAGAATCTTCACTGGGGGATATATTTTAAAAAGCAATGGGAAAATGCATTTGCCCATCATTTACTTCAGGAAGAAAAAGAAAGAATTTTTCTTATTGGAGACCATTATTTTAGTGGTTACTTGTGGCATCTGTTCAGTTACAAAATGATTCCCCATCTGAGCCAGATTAAAGCCGAAGAAGCTTTTAATTCACTTAAAAAAACAGAGTGCTATATTTTTTATGAACATTTCCCTGAAGTTTTCGATGTTGAGGACGCTAATTCATTAAAAGCAGAAGATTTATTAGAGGAAGAAGATATTTATATAGTAGATAAAAATTTTACTTGGACGTATGTCGTTACTCACGAGGAGAGTTGCGGTCCTTATTTTACAATTAAATTACTGGAGGAGATGATGAAGCAATGA
- a CDS encoding LysR family transcriptional regulator, which produces MINNINKKVINMDIKWLKSFIAVVEEGSFRAAAEKLYISQPSITVHMKLLEEHLQVQLFHREHTKVKVSAIGEKYYPMAKKLVAEIEASTKEILLESLHPTVPLIISVSPALLHTNLLERIHNFIEVHQQYNVEIKMEDQMQLESAIKEQRIDVALGLHKFISKEFHSERIDRSPLRIVYSSKFQLAEKELDLQLKALFNEHPLYIGYLDEHTPLVEWLNNEYDIKKFNKINDVIFAIKLIKEGLGIGLLPESLISEEIEADLLRVVDIGPIGTIYPVDIYMSHLRNSTKIIPLTSFIRKSSIDY; this is translated from the coding sequence TTGATTAATAATATTAATAAGAAGGTGATAAATATGGATATAAAATGGTTGAAATCATTTATAGCGGTTGTTGAAGAAGGGAGCTTTCGAGCGGCGGCAGAAAAACTGTATATTTCCCAGCCCAGTATTACTGTACATATGAAGTTATTGGAGGAACATTTACAAGTTCAATTGTTTCACCGGGAACATACAAAGGTAAAGGTATCTGCAATTGGTGAAAAATATTATCCTATGGCCAAAAAACTTGTGGCTGAAATAGAAGCAAGTACGAAAGAAATTCTCCTGGAATCTCTACATCCGACTGTTCCATTAATAATTTCGGTTTCACCCGCTTTGCTTCATACGAATCTATTAGAGCGAATACATAATTTTATTGAAGTACATCAACAATACAACGTGGAAATTAAAATGGAAGATCAGATGCAGTTAGAGAGTGCAATAAAAGAACAACGAATAGATGTAGCACTAGGTTTACATAAATTCATTTCTAAAGAATTTCATTCGGAGCGAATTGACCGTTCCCCGTTGAGAATAGTATATTCTTCAAAATTTCAGCTTGCGGAAAAGGAGCTTGATTTACAGCTTAAGGCGCTTTTTAATGAGCATCCGCTTTATATAGGTTATTTAGATGAACATACCCCGTTAGTTGAATGGTTAAATAATGAGTACGATATAAAGAAATTCAACAAAATAAATGATGTTATTTTTGCTATAAAATTGATTAAGGAAGGGTTAGGTATCGGGCTATTGCCTGAAAGTTTGATTTCAGAGGAAATTGAAGCAGATTTATTAAGGGTGGTGGATATAGGTCCGATCGGGACTATTTATCCAGTTGATATTTATATGAGCCACTTAAGAAATTCTACTAAAATTATTCCTCTGACGAGTTTCATCCGAAAAAGCTCAATAGATTATTGA
- a CDS encoding DUF2332 domain-containing protein has protein sequence MEQLVAVFRRFAKQEAKNNSPLYDIGVKGL, from the coding sequence ATGGAACAACTAGTCGCAGTTTTTAGACGTTTTGCCAAACAGGAAGCGAAAAACAATAGCCCACTTTACGATATTGGTGTGAAAGGATTATAA
- a CDS encoding DUF2332 domain-containing protein produces MHLIMHIPETQPKPNLFFGSVQYLSAQKETPLKRIFENPYEVNLEESFQLLIGFCTQHSDELLQLFQTKSVQTNEVQRASYLYPIFSEIAEEAKLPLSLLEIGTSAGLLLNLDGYRYEIEQEPPISFGNENSPLTLFAKNYGTPITSVKSLNIVHRFGIDLNIIDLQDSDEYLWLKSLIWPEQIIRKENLAKAMVIHRQYSKLLLTGDFRNLIPPLFENHELQNSQIIIFHTHVANQFSATLKSELLVLLQQLSHIHSIYHIYNNMYDKDLHVDFIDAGITRTVKILENTDGHGKYFRWN; encoded by the coding sequence TTGCATCTCATTATGCATATTCCGGAGACACAGCCAAAGCCGAATTTATTTTTTGGGTCTGTCCAGTATTTATCAGCCCAAAAAGAAACCCCTCTAAAACGAATATTCGAAAATCCTTATGAAGTAAATCTGGAAGAAAGCTTTCAATTACTCATCGGTTTCTGTACACAACACTCGGATGAACTGTTGCAGTTGTTTCAGACAAAATCCGTTCAAACAAATGAAGTCCAACGTGCCAGCTATCTTTACCCGATTTTCTCGGAAATTGCCGAAGAGGCGAAACTACCATTATCATTATTGGAAATCGGTACAAGTGCAGGACTTTTGCTTAATTTGGATGGGTATCGATATGAAATTGAACAAGAACCGCCGATTTCATTTGGCAATGAAAATAGCCCTCTCACTCTTTTTGCGAAAAACTACGGCACGCCTATAACTTCTGTGAAAAGCCTGAACATTGTACACCGATTTGGAATTGATTTAAATATTATTGATCTACAAGATTCTGATGAATATTTATGGCTGAAAAGTTTAATTTGGCCCGAACAAATTATACGGAAAGAAAATTTAGCGAAAGCAATGGTGATTCACCGGCAATATTCAAAGCTTTTACTAACCGGAGATTTTAGAAATCTTATTCCCCCACTATTTGAAAACCATGAACTTCAAAATAGCCAAATTATTATTTTCCACACACATGTAGCAAATCAGTTTTCCGCTACATTAAAGTCAGAATTATTGGTACTGCTTCAGCAACTAAGCCATATTCATAGCATTTATCACATCTACAACAATATGTATGATAAGGATTTACATGTGGATTTCATTGATGCTGGTATAACTAGAACCGTCAAAATACTAGAAAATACTGATGGTCATGGGAAGTATTTTAGGTGGAATTAA